A portion of the Mycoplasma sp. (ex Biomphalaria glabrata) genome contains these proteins:
- the rpsD gene encoding 30S ribosomal protein S4 produces the protein MRYTGPKHRISRRLKFSILETNKEFAKGKQRRTAPGMHGTKRIVLKGYGQQLVEKQKVKYMYGLTEKQLKNIYKKAITMKGSSSLNLLHIIESRLDNLVYRMGLAPTRAAARQLVNHGHILLDGRKNDIPSTTVRLGQMISLKEASRSIPTVTEGLKLNATTLPFVSFDKNKFEGTFVRYPERNELNSEINESFIIEFYNR, from the coding sequence ATGCGTTACACAGGCCCAAAACACCGTATTTCACGCCGTTTAAAATTTTCTATTTTAGAAACAAATAAAGAATTTGCTAAAGGGAAACAAAGAAGAACAGCACCAGGAATGCACGGAACAAAAAGAATTGTTCTAAAAGGATATGGTCAACAATTAGTTGAAAAACAAAAAGTTAAATACATGTATGGTTTAACAGAAAAACAACTAAAGAATATTTACAAAAAAGCGATCACAATGAAAGGTTCATCATCATTAAACCTTTTACACATTATCGAATCTCGTCTAGATAACTTAGTTTACAGAATGGGATTAGCTCCAACAAGAGCTGCTGCTCGTCAGTTAGTTAATCACGGACATATCTTATTAGATGGTAGAAAAAATGATATTCCATCAACAACTGTTCGTCTTGGTCAAATGATTTCTCTAAAAGAAGCTTCAAGATCAATCCCAACCGTTACTGAAGGATTAAAATTAAATGCTACAACATTACCGTTCGTATCATTTGATAAAAATAAATTCGAAGGAACATTCGTTAGATACCCTGAGAGAAATGAATTAAACTCAGAAATTAACGAATCATTCATTATTGAGTTCTACAATAGATAG
- the thiI gene encoding tRNA uracil 4-sulfurtransferase ThiI: MNLKYNFVIIRFGELYLKGANKKYFVNKLFSNLNKKLKPIGVKPILEKDRIVIELEQNIDARINDILIKTPGISNFSFGWKITREWDDLVNLAAQVIKQHNQPYYIECERKDKRYQKSSLEIKQYLAHDIEKKTGIVGSFDCDFALSVIVYENFFFLCENKRKGVGGLPVGTSGRALILISGGIDSPVAAYELMKRGMEVEYVHFITPPQTSDLALRKVKDLISKLNDFAPNPQKLYIVDFAKMQHEIMCSAKEEYRIVLMRRMFYRLAEAIANNNKIQAIATGESLGQVASQTIENLQSVDSVIDMIVIRPLITFDKVQTIEIAQRIGTYDISIRPYEDCCTLFVPKNPVIKSKTYIAKHEEEKMLMLEILKTIMDSEITEEITN, encoded by the coding sequence ATGAATTTAAAATATAATTTTGTAATCATTCGTTTTGGTGAACTTTATTTAAAAGGTGCTAATAAAAAATACTTTGTAAATAAACTATTTTCGAATTTAAATAAAAAACTAAAACCAATTGGTGTAAAACCAATTTTAGAAAAAGATCGTATTGTTATTGAATTAGAACAAAATATTGATGCTCGTATTAATGATATTTTAATAAAAACACCAGGTATTTCTAATTTTTCTTTTGGTTGAAAAATTACTCGTGAATGAGATGATCTTGTTAATTTAGCAGCTCAAGTTATTAAACAGCACAATCAACCTTATTATATTGAATGTGAAAGAAAAGATAAACGTTACCAAAAATCATCATTAGAAATAAAACAATACTTAGCTCATGACATTGAGAAAAAAACAGGAATTGTGGGTTCATTTGATTGTGATTTTGCTTTAAGTGTTATTGTTTATGAAAATTTCTTTTTCCTATGCGAAAATAAGCGAAAAGGGGTTGGGGGATTGCCAGTTGGCACAAGTGGAAGAGCTTTAATACTAATAAGTGGAGGAATAGATTCACCAGTTGCAGCTTATGAATTAATGAAACGCGGAATGGAAGTAGAATATGTTCATTTCATAACACCACCTCAAACAAGTGATCTAGCTTTAAGGAAAGTAAAAGATTTAATTTCTAAATTAAATGATTTTGCACCAAATCCCCAAAAGTTATATATTGTTGATTTTGCTAAAATGCAACATGAAATTATGTGTTCAGCCAAAGAAGAATATCGTATTGTGTTAATGCGTCGTATGTTTTATCGTTTGGCAGAAGCTATTGCAAACAATAATAAAATTCAAGCAATTGCAACCGGGGAATCGTTGGGACAAGTGGCAAGTCAAACGATTGAAAATCTTCAATCTGTTGACTCAGTAATTGATATGATTGTAATTCGCCCATTAATTACATTTGATAAAGTGCAAACTATTGAAATTGCTCAAAGAATTGGAACATATGATATTAGTATCCGTCCATATGAGGATTGTTGTACTTTGTTTGTTCCAAAAAATCCAGTTATTAAATCAAAAACCTATATTGCAAAACATGAAGAAGAGAAAATGTTAATGCTAGAAATTTTGAAAACTATTATGGATTCTGAAATTACTGAAGAAATTACAAATTAA
- the feoB gene encoding ferrous iron transport protein B: protein MQNRSFKVAFVGNPNVGKSSLINAYAKNANLQVGNWSGVTVEKLEVEYKHNEKEFILTDLPGIFDFHDSSIDEKITVSNILSQKYDLYVNVIDVTNIRRGLYLTLLLRELNLPCLVVLNFIDKVKNSEKSINEKKLSQMLGYKVISTSCAKKINIKESLDLILDEAQKAIEVRVKKSFLYSQNLEDLKNSISSTLAKEKFSIIMSTPDSHCINDFGAIRLMEQDHHYFSHLKIEGVKTHDINKAILDFEYEVGENTKDYLEEKRKKFINNLMFILDKESITNDRLKFTKKVDKVLLNKYAGIPLILIIFAVSFILVFNLSVPWKNWIDELFNSYLAGQINNIIMPDWLKHLIIDGVVAGVGTILTFFPVVFTLFIWMNILKECGYLNRISFLLSHIFRKCGLSGKSLIPLILGFGCNVTSIYVTRSIQSEKRRKITALVAPMMACNARIAIFGLFSAAFFGTSLVPIIMLSMYVIGIAIALLIGTILNFFIKEDNSLEDEIIELHPYQWPSFRVVMKSAWVNSRGFIKKASTFILVFSILMWVLTYFPNNGDANNSYISMISKEIAVIFKPLGFGDHWELVAAIFPAIIAKELAITSLAIFIHVPNVTTYDNIGNLLNSLWLSFQQMFIGLLPNNWGSNFQNAWANDNTITNKVRSLTGFNQTGAFSYMVFMLLTIPCVTTLAAIRHEFGWKMTLASTGINLITPYIVALLIFQTTNAIWK, encoded by the coding sequence ATGCAAAATAGAAGTTTTAAAGTAGCTTTTGTTGGAAACCCTAATGTTGGGAAATCTAGTTTAATAAACGCATACGCTAAGAATGCTAATTTGCAAGTTGGTAATTGAAGCGGTGTGACTGTTGAAAAACTAGAAGTTGAATACAAACATAATGAAAAAGAATTTATTTTAACTGACTTACCTGGAATATTTGATTTTCATGATAGTTCAATTGATGAAAAAATTACAGTTTCTAACATCTTATCTCAAAAATATGACCTATATGTAAATGTAATTGATGTAACAAATATTAGAAGAGGTTTATATTTAACTCTCTTATTAAGAGAATTAAATTTACCATGTCTTGTTGTGTTAAACTTCATTGATAAAGTTAAAAATAGTGAAAAATCTATTAATGAAAAGAAACTATCACAAATGTTGGGTTATAAAGTTATTTCAACTTCTTGTGCTAAAAAAATCAACATTAAAGAATCGTTAGATTTAATATTAGATGAAGCACAAAAAGCTATCGAAGTAAGAGTAAAGAAAAGTTTTTTATATTCTCAAAATTTAGAGGACTTAAAAAATAGCATTTCTTCAACACTTGCTAAAGAAAAATTTAGCATTATTATGTCAACTCCTGATTCACATTGCATCAATGATTTCGGTGCAATTAGATTAATGGAACAAGACCATCATTACTTTAGTCATTTAAAAATTGAAGGAGTTAAAACTCACGATATCAATAAAGCTATTTTAGATTTTGAATACGAAGTAGGGGAAAATACCAAAGATTATTTGGAAGAAAAAAGAAAAAAATTTATTAACAATTTAATGTTCATTTTAGATAAAGAATCAATAACTAATGATCGTTTAAAATTTACAAAAAAAGTAGATAAAGTTTTATTAAACAAATATGCCGGGATCCCATTAATTTTAATTATTTTTGCAGTGTCTTTCATATTAGTTTTTAATTTATCAGTTCCGTGAAAAAACTGAATTGATGAATTATTTAATTCATATTTAGCTGGTCAAATTAATAACATCATTATGCCAGATTGATTAAAACACTTGATAATAGATGGTGTTGTGGCGGGTGTTGGAACAATTTTAACTTTCTTTCCTGTAGTTTTTACTTTGTTTATTTGAATGAACATTTTAAAAGAATGTGGTTATTTAAATCGAATATCCTTTTTATTGTCTCATATCTTTAGAAAATGTGGATTGAGTGGAAAATCATTAATTCCATTAATTTTAGGATTTGGATGTAATGTTACAAGTATTTATGTAACAAGAAGCATTCAATCAGAAAAGCGTAGAAAAATTACTGCCTTAGTTGCGCCAATGATGGCATGTAATGCAAGAATTGCTATTTTTGGATTATTTTCAGCTGCATTTTTTGGAACATCATTAGTCCCAATAATTATGCTTTCAATGTATGTAATTGGGATAGCAATAGCTTTATTAATCGGAACAATTCTAAATTTCTTTATTAAAGAAGATAATTCACTTGAAGATGAAATTATCGAATTGCATCCATATCAATGACCAAGTTTTCGTGTGGTAATGAAATCAGCGTGAGTTAATTCAAGAGGATTTATTAAAAAAGCTTCTACATTTATTTTGGTGTTTTCAATTTTAATGTGAGTGTTAACATATTTCCCAAATAATGGAGATGCTAATAATTCTTATATTTCAATGATTTCAAAAGAAATTGCTGTTATTTTTAAACCACTTGGATTTGGCGATCATTGAGAGTTGGTTGCTGCAATTTTCCCAGCGATTATTGCTAAAGAATTAGCAATTACATCACTTGCTATTTTTATTCATGTACCAAATGTAACAACATATGATAACATTGGTAATTTATTAAATAGTTTATGATTATCTTTTCAACAAATGTTTATAGGTTTATTGCCAAACAATTGAGGTTCTAATTTCCAAAATGCATGAGCTAATGATAATACCATTACTAATAAAGTTCGTTCATTAACTGGATTTAATCAAACAGGTGCTTTTTCATATATGGTATTTATGTTACTAACTATCCCATGTGTCACAACCTTGGCCGCAATTAGGCATGAGTTTGGTTGAAAGATGACTTTAGCAAGTACGGGAATTAATTTAATAACACCATACATTGTCGCTTTATTAATTTTTCAGACAACTAATGCTATTTGAAAGTAA
- a CDS encoding septation ring formation regulator EzrA — translation MSILFISLISTLSGLTAIVMGITVFCIKIRLSEHNFQHQQDLLFEINNLPFTYSMNKLENLSKYSEEIAANYLTWKTNYEKFLKFEKETIEKEILDVKKLADTKKYFRFFLGLKSLSVQVANYEKISLELFSDIENLTNEELKLRIESAELKKYYLSLKQETDKNYLGFDKVRDKIEGMEKNINTLLDRFEEFLQIGNYEQAKYVLRTTADGLKVYAKVVQKIPKIFLIIDRIIPCSIKRIENNLAELRKETSFLDGTRFNFLKISTERAINQLNEYACDLQYIKASKLVAKALQDINNFEAILNKQLKAKEMLNDMFLVFEKAFIDMRETQQNLNKNIYMHQKSVQLSQTTVQLMTISAKKWNEIERMYELTVSELNKDKITRDPIEILESIYYISKKMLEEANNIRRKADVVAQLKDKNIYLEELKKYKNSIATIKLNSHLTNVRYALQEAAISVEVLSEITNAIDAQLKKPRLDEEKVDNLFFDLKNHINRINLISKEKEWNSEKIEELLSIANRYRRVKPDYEIKLSQAESWISNNNHDKARELIEHVLNSVDQNILRKFNGNV, via the coding sequence ATGAGTATTTTATTTATTTCGTTGATATCAACATTATCAGGTTTAACGGCAATTGTGATGGGTATTACTGTGTTTTGTATCAAAATAAGATTATCTGAACACAATTTTCAACACCAACAAGATTTATTATTTGAAATTAATAATTTACCTTTTACATATTCAATGAATAAACTAGAAAATCTTTCAAAGTATAGTGAAGAGATTGCCGCTAATTACTTAACATGAAAAACAAATTATGAAAAATTTCTTAAATTTGAAAAAGAAACTATTGAAAAAGAAATACTTGATGTTAAGAAATTAGCTGATACTAAAAAATACTTTCGCTTTTTTCTTGGTTTGAAATCGTTAAGTGTTCAAGTTGCCAATTATGAAAAAATATCACTAGAATTATTTAGTGACATTGAAAATCTAACAAATGAAGAACTAAAATTAAGAATTGAATCTGCTGAACTTAAAAAATATTATTTATCTTTGAAACAAGAAACAGATAAAAATTATTTAGGTTTTGATAAAGTTCGTGACAAGATCGAGGGAATGGAAAAAAACATTAACACTTTATTAGATCGTTTTGAAGAATTCCTACAAATTGGGAATTATGAGCAAGCAAAATATGTCTTAAGAACAACAGCTGATGGTTTAAAAGTTTACGCTAAGGTAGTACAAAAAATTCCAAAAATATTTTTAATCATTGATCGTATTATTCCGTGTTCAATTAAACGTATTGAAAACAACTTAGCTGAACTTCGTAAAGAAACTTCCTTTTTAGATGGAACTAGATTTAACTTTCTAAAAATATCAACAGAACGAGCTATTAATCAATTAAATGAATATGCTTGTGATTTGCAATACATTAAAGCATCAAAACTAGTCGCTAAGGCATTACAAGATATTAATAACTTTGAAGCAATTTTAAATAAGCAATTAAAAGCTAAAGAAATGTTAAATGATATGTTTTTAGTATTTGAAAAAGCTTTTATTGATATGCGTGAAACGCAACAAAATTTAAATAAAAATATTTATATGCACCAAAAATCAGTGCAATTATCTCAAACAACTGTTCAATTAATGACAATTAGTGCAAAAAAATGAAATGAAATTGAAAGAATGTATGAATTAACTGTTTCTGAATTAAATAAGGATAAAATAACTCGTGATCCAATTGAGATACTAGAATCAATATATTATATTTCTAAAAAAATGCTAGAAGAAGCAAACAACATTCGTCGCAAGGCTGATGTAGTTGCGCAACTAAAAGATAAAAATATTTACTTAGAAGAATTAAAAAAATATAAAAATTCAATTGCCACAATTAAATTAAATTCGCATTTAACAAATGTTAGATATGCCTTACAAGAAGCAGCTATTTCGGTTGAAGTACTATCTGAAATAACGAATGCCATTGATGCTCAACTTAAAAAACCTCGTTTAGATGAAGAAAAAGTTGATAACTTATTCTTTGATTTAAAAAATCATATTAATCGCATTAATCTAATTTCAAAAGAAAAAGAATGAAATTCAGAAAAAATTGAAGAACTATTAAGTATTGCTAATCGTTATCGTCGCGTTAAACCAGATTATGAAATAAAATTATCTCAAGCAGAATCATGAATATCAAACAATAATCACGATAAAGCTCGTGAATTGATTGAGCATGTCCTAAATTCAGTTGATCAAAATATTTTAAGAAAATTTAATGGTAATGTCTAA
- a CDS encoding DNA methyltransferase yields the protein MAKIFKYKGDEKFTLDTLINLKDIDVDWSRTGDKNASSLHSISSYLAMFAPAMPRYFIEKLTQENDLVYDPFSGRGTTALKSREMNRRFVGSDLNPYALVLSRSKIATCTKQEAINYVNNLEINFKVWKDNENNVNKFNNENFSELRYFYSKSVLTQLIFLRENYGINWRNFSDVQNFVFGITLGIMHGKLKKDGTTIYFSLDMPNTISMAPNYVKKFAAAKNLIKPDVNIFELIRNRINQKYDELLSKKFKSNIYEINALENNKDIENNSIKLLITSPPYLSVVNYTNSNWLKLWLLGYERSNLRNEIKLSDRLNFEKYTNFMIDFLENVYDKIQIGGYIVLIVGDVHNEKLIEKVWEIIQNKVKFNLKEIYWDDKYLQTHKITNMLNGKKGKATTIEKVLLLRK from the coding sequence ATGGCTAAAATATTTAAATATAAAGGTGACGAAAAATTTACTCTTGATACTTTAATTAATTTAAAAGATATAGATGTGGATTGAAGCAGAACGGGAGACAAAAATGCTTCTTCTTTGCACTCAATTTCTTCATATTTAGCAATGTTTGCCCCCGCAATGCCAAGGTATTTTATCGAAAAATTAACACAAGAAAATGATTTAGTGTATGATCCTTTTTCTGGAAGAGGTACAACGGCACTTAAATCTAGAGAAATGAATAGAAGATTTGTAGGATCTGACCTTAATCCATATGCTTTAGTACTATCAAGATCAAAAATAGCAACTTGCACTAAACAAGAAGCTATTAATTATGTAAATAATCTTGAAATTAATTTTAAAGTTTGAAAAGATAATGAGAATAATGTTAATAAATTTAATAATGAAAATTTTTCTGAACTAAGATATTTTTATTCTAAATCCGTTTTAACTCAATTAATTTTCTTAAGAGAAAATTATGGAATAAATTGAAGAAATTTCTCAGATGTTCAAAACTTTGTATTTGGAATAACTTTAGGAATAATGCATGGAAAATTAAAAAAGGATGGTACAACTATTTATTTTTCATTAGATATGCCTAACACCATTTCTATGGCTCCAAATTATGTTAAAAAGTTTGCCGCTGCAAAAAACTTAATAAAACCAGATGTAAATATTTTTGAATTAATTAGAAATAGAATTAATCAAAAATATGATGAATTACTATCTAAAAAATTTAAATCTAATATTTATGAAATTAATGCATTAGAGAACAATAAGGATATTGAAAATAATTCAATTAAATTACTTATAACTTCTCCTCCATATTTAAGTGTAGTTAACTACACAAATTCAAATTGATTAAAATTATGGTTATTAGGTTATGAGAGAAGTAATTTAAGAAATGAGATTAAGTTATCAGATAGACTAAATTTTGAAAAATATACTAATTTTATGATTGATTTTCTAGAAAATGTTTATGACAAGATACAAATTGGGGGATATATAGTTCTAATTGTCGGTGATGTACATAATGAAAAATTAATTGAAAAAGTATGAGAAATAATTCAAAATAAAGTTAAATTTAATTTAAAGGAAATTTATTGAGATGATAAATATTTACAAACACACAAAATTACAAACATGTTAAATGGTAAAAAAGGTAAAGCAACAACTATCGAAAAAGTGTTGTTATTAAGGAAGTAA
- a CDS encoding FeoA family protein, translated as MKTLLDLEKNKSCYIKKIHGNELDVIRVRSIGFFEGEKVTFLYAAPFKKHLAYEVSGNVIGLSKRLATKIEIVEDSDAK; from the coding sequence GTGAAAACATTATTAGATCTGGAAAAAAATAAATCTTGTTATATTAAAAAAATTCACGGAAATGAATTAGATGTAATTCGTGTTAGATCAATTGGTTTTTTTGAAGGAGAGAAAGTAACATTTTTGTATGCAGCTCCTTTTAAGAAACATTTAGCATATGAAGTTAGCGGGAATGTTATTGGTTTGTCAAAAAGACTTGCTACAAAAATAGAAATTGTTGAGGATAGTGATGCAAAATAG
- the tyrS gene encoding tyrosine--tRNA ligase, with amino-acid sequence MHKDKITIKYLQDRNIIKDITNVEKLEESIKEHKGIYCGFDPTAESLHLGNYVQIVALKWFAKAGLKPIIVLGGATGMIGDPSGKKVERKLLSSEDVLKNEAKIRKQVENLVCSNVEIINNKKFYENLTFIDFLREAGKYANVSNMIAKDQIKKRIDDGISYTEFSYMMLQGWDFYQLYQNNNCAVQIGGSDQWGNITFGVELIRKIISKDNLACGLTFNLLTKTDGTKFGKTETGTIWLDQNMTNSYELYQFFLNQEDDMLEKLFYSLTLKSNNEIKEILKDHFLKPELRKGQKELAYTIITDLHGKNGLEEVLDVSHNLFENDFSNLSADSWQVLYKNLRGKEINTDNLMDILLIDICKSKREARELISNGSLSFNGQKVTNENFEVVFKNRYLLIKKGKRSFFIYKKMI; translated from the coding sequence ATGCATAAAGATAAAATCACAATTAAATACCTTCAAGATCGCAATATTATTAAAGATATTACGAATGTTGAAAAATTAGAAGAATCAATTAAAGAACATAAAGGTATTTATTGTGGTTTTGACCCAACCGCAGAATCACTACATTTAGGAAATTATGTTCAAATTGTTGCTTTAAAGTGATTTGCTAAGGCGGGTTTAAAACCAATTATTGTTCTTGGTGGAGCAACTGGTATGATTGGTGACCCGAGTGGTAAGAAAGTGGAACGTAAATTACTTTCTTCAGAAGACGTTTTAAAAAACGAAGCTAAGATTAGAAAACAAGTTGAGAATTTAGTTTGTTCAAATGTTGAAATTATTAATAATAAAAAGTTTTACGAAAACTTAACATTTATTGACTTTTTACGAGAAGCTGGCAAGTATGCTAATGTAAGTAACATGATTGCAAAAGACCAAATTAAAAAACGAATTGATGATGGAATTTCTTATACAGAATTTAGTTACATGATGTTACAAGGTTGGGATTTTTATCAACTATATCAAAATAATAATTGTGCTGTTCAAATTGGCGGAAGCGACCAATGAGGAAATATTACTTTTGGAGTAGAGTTAATTAGAAAAATTATCTCAAAGGATAACTTAGCGTGTGGATTAACATTTAATTTATTAACTAAAACAGATGGTACTAAGTTTGGTAAAACCGAAACAGGGACCATTTGATTAGATCAAAACATGACTAATTCTTATGAACTATACCAATTCTTTCTAAATCAAGAAGATGACATGTTAGAAAAATTATTTTATAGTTTAACTCTTAAATCTAATAATGAAATTAAGGAAATTTTAAAAGATCATTTCTTGAAACCAGAACTACGTAAAGGCCAAAAAGAATTAGCCTACACAATCATTACAGATCTGCATGGAAAAAATGGACTAGAAGAAGTATTAGATGTAAGTCATAATTTATTTGAAAATGATTTTAGTAATTTATCAGCTGATAGTTGACAAGTTTTATATAAAAATCTTCGTGGCAAAGAAATCAATACCGATAATCTAATGGATATTTTATTAATTGATATTTGCAAAAGCAAAAGAGAAGCAAGAGAGTTAATTAGCAATGGTTCATTAAGTTTTAATGGTCAAAAAGTAACTAATGAGAATTTTGAAGTTGTTTTTAAAAACAGATATTTATTGATTAAAAAGGGCAAAAGAAGTTTTTTTATTTATAAAAAAATGATATAG
- a CDS encoding P-loop NTPase fold protein, whose translation MKNKGYAKDLIVKIDDKNLKEVSLDFLKNIESEFKKFKNEYGRYEKNNSKYLNDQNFEFFPEKLAKKSPLTIINAPWGTGKTFFIENFLKLFIDKEIESKIFEKMIIIDAWKFSNSKDIPAEFITQLTNKLIKTHLSDVNDEGIKNKMRVKMLKKFLSLLEFSYIIKSDYGLEQAWKLNFKEPNNDTNKEEIDYWSKIENNQIKTIIFIDNIERLGSLSWDLLKAVLKLQEFENYLIILTLNLKMLKHNNEKKDINEYPIEKYVDFNYYNFKQDYSNFFKEHFKNVSKDFLITLEQVFNFEIDGEKLSIREVERLFKKHEIFEIKHEYEILRKIKKEIWDANEVFSKFIKSEIINFINREIKKNEFFNKILDQMSKKQILFLMSTLI comes from the coding sequence ATGAAAAATAAAGGTTATGCAAAAGACTTAATTGTTAAAATTGATGATAAAAATTTAAAAGAAGTTTCTTTAGATTTTTTGAAAAATATTGAATCCGAATTCAAAAAATTTAAAAATGAATACGGTAGATATGAAAAAAATAACAGTAAGTACTTAAATGACCAAAATTTCGAATTTTTTCCAGAAAAACTTGCAAAAAAATCTCCCTTAACAATTATAAATGCACCATGAGGAACCGGAAAAACTTTTTTTATTGAGAATTTTTTAAAACTTTTTATAGATAAAGAAATAGAATCAAAAATATTTGAGAAAATGATAATCATTGATGCTTGAAAATTTTCTAATTCAAAAGATATTCCAGCAGAATTTATTACACAATTAACAAATAAATTAATAAAAACTCACTTGTCTGATGTTAATGACGAAGGAATAAAAAATAAAATGAGAGTAAAGATGCTAAAAAAATTTCTTTCATTATTAGAGTTTAGTTACATTATCAAAAGTGATTACGGATTAGAACAAGCTTGAAAACTTAACTTCAAAGAGCCAAACAACGATACTAATAAAGAAGAAATAGATTATTGATCAAAAATTGAAAATAATCAAATAAAAACTATTATTTTTATAGATAATATTGAAAGATTAGGTTCCTTATCCTGAGATTTATTAAAAGCCGTTTTGAAATTACAGGAATTTGAAAATTATTTAATTATTTTGACATTGAATTTAAAGATGCTAAAACACAATAATGAGAAAAAAGACATAAATGAATACCCAATAGAAAAATATGTAGATTTTAATTATTATAATTTTAAGCAAGACTACTCTAATTTTTTTAAAGAACATTTTAAGAATGTATCAAAAGATTTTTTAATAACTTTGGAACAAGTTTTTAATTTTGAAATAGATGGTGAAAAGTTATCAATTCGAGAAGTTGAACGCTTATTTAAAAAGCACGAAATTTTTGAAATAAAACATGAATATGAAATTTTGCGCAAAATTAAAAAAGAAATATGAGATGCGAATGAAGTTTTTTCAAAATTTATAAAAAGTGAAATTATAAATTTCATTAATCGCGAAATTAAAAAGAACGAATTTTTTAATAAAATTTTAGACCAAATGAGCAAAAAACAAATTTTATTCCTTATGAGTACATTAATTTAA
- a CDS encoding nicotinate phosphoribosyltransferase — MISNKKFLKKLKSGFFQAIYFNKEKEILKASSPDDIITIQWFQRHNNAILCGINESIELINHLTEKKVKIWALKDGDHINANDIVLAIKGKSYDVCPLEGIIDGILARSTSIATNAYRVKQAAKNKEVIFMGDRADHYITQGIDGYAAHVGGIDLQVTNAHVSFWGNKKNVIGSIPHSLIQAFGGDIIEALSAYEKTLNEKKIVALIDFNNDCVKEAEKVAHYFKDRLFAVRIDTSISNQDEYFKRVPGQWPEEETYGVNIHLIRGVRSMLDICGCHHTKIIVSSGMNPEKITSFLEQNAPIDYFGVGEYILNINIRFTGDAVELNDEIVAKVGRKKGDYSKLKKIQ, encoded by the coding sequence ATGATATCTAACAAAAAATTTTTAAAGAAATTAAAAAGTGGTTTTTTTCAAGCAATTTACTTTAATAAAGAAAAAGAAATTTTAAAAGCATCTTCACCTGACGATATCATTACCATCCAATGATTTCAACGACACAATAATGCTATTCTTTGCGGAATTAATGAAAGTATTGAATTAATTAATCATTTGACAGAAAAGAAAGTAAAAATTTGAGCACTAAAAGATGGTGATCATATTAATGCTAATGATATCGTCTTAGCAATAAAAGGAAAATCGTATGATGTGTGCCCGCTTGAAGGTATTATTGATGGTATTCTTGCTCGTAGCACAAGCATCGCAACAAATGCTTATCGTGTTAAGCAAGCTGCTAAAAATAAAGAAGTAATCTTTATGGGTGATAGAGCAGATCATTATATAACGCAAGGTATTGACGGATATGCTGCACATGTTGGTGGGATTGATCTACAAGTTACTAATGCTCATGTTTCCTTTTGAGGAAATAAAAAGAATGTTATCGGAAGCATTCCTCATTCATTAATTCAAGCATTTGGTGGTGATATTATTGAAGCTTTGAGTGCTTACGAAAAAACATTAAATGAAAAGAAAATCGTTGCCTTAATAGACTTCAATAATGATTGTGTTAAAGAAGCAGAAAAAGTTGCTCATTATTTCAAAGATCGTCTATTTGCTGTAAGAATTGATACCTCAATCTCAAATCAAGATGAATACTTTAAAAGAGTTCCTGGTCAATGACCAGAGGAAGAAACTTATGGCGTTAATATTCATTTAATCCGAGGTGTTCGTTCAATGTTAGACATTTGTGGATGTCATCATACTAAGATAATTGTTTCATCAGGGATGAATCCAGAAAAAATAACATCATTTTTAGAACAAAATGCCCCAATTGATTATTTTGGAGTTGGTGAATATATATTAAATATTAATATTCGTTTTACTGGTGATGCAGTTGAACTAAATGATGAGATAGTAGCTAAAGTTGGCCGTAAAAAAGGCGATTATAGTAAATTGAAAAAAATTCAATAA